TGTGGACCTGCGTGAGGAGGGCGAGGATTTCTATGTCGGCCACACCCTGGATGCGGCGCTGACCGCACTGCTCGACCAGGCGCGCCTGGAACTGCGCTACGCCGCGCGGCACGGCAATACCGAGGTTGAGCCCAAGGACGTCGATGCCCACGCACTGGGTCTGATCCAAGGCTTTGCCAAAGCGCTGCCGGGGTTGCGTGTATTGCTCGACACCGACGTGCTGGCGGCCTACCACGGCGACCCCGCGGCGCGCAGCGTGGATGAGGTGTTGCTGTGCTATCCCGGCATTCTGGCGATCATCCACCACCGCCTGGCGCACCACCTCTACCAGGCCGGGCTGCCGCTGCTGGCGCGAATCAGCTCGGAGCTGGCGCATTCGGCCACCGGCATCGACATTCACCCCGGCGCACAGATCGGCCAGAGCTTCTTCATCGACCACGGCACAGGCGTGGTGATCGGCGAGACGGCGATCATCGGCGAGCGCGTACGCATCTATCAAGCGGTGACCCTTGGCGCCAAGCGCTTCCCGTCGGACGAGTCGGGCACCTTGCACAAGGGCCTGGCGCGCCACCCGATCGTCGAGGATGACGTGGTCATCTATGCCGGTGCGACCATTCTGGGGCGCATCACCATCGGCAAGGGTTCGACCATTGGCGGCAATGTCTGGCTGACGCGCAGCGTGCCGGCCGAGAGCAACATCACCCAGGCGAACCTGCAACTCGATTGCCAGGACAAACAGTGAGGTAGGCCCGGCGGGCCCTATCGCAGCACAAGTCCGCTCCCACAGAGTGGAGCGGGCTTGTCCCGCGATAGGGCCGGAACTGCTGGCAAAGAGCAAAGGTCAACTGGTCGCCCGCCAGCGACCACAGGTCGCATTGAAATCCGATCCATGTTTAACTTGAACGCTTGTTCAAATTAAAACGCTGGTCCGCTGCCGGTGTTCAACAGGAGGATTCCCTTTGCTGAACCCGTTCAATCCGAGCCTTTTCACTGCTGTAGAGGTGCCCGTTTCATGAGTGCACCGACGCCTTCCCTTGCCAATGGCAAGATCCGCATGAACCCCCCGGTGTTCTACTTCGCGGCAAGTTTCATCCTCATCTTCGGCCTGGTGGTCATCGCCAACCCGCAAGCGGCGGGCGACTGGTTGCTGGCTGCACAGAACTGGGCGGCCAACACGGTCGGCTGGTACTACATGCTGGCCATGACCCTGTACCTGGTGTTCGTGGTGGTCACTGCGGTGTCCGGCTACGGCAAGATCAAGCTCGGCGCCGACCATGACGAGCCCGAGTTCAGCTACCTGTCCTGGGCCGGCATGCTGTTCGCTGCCGGCATCAGCATCACGTTGTTCTTCTTCTGCGTCTCCGAGCCCCTGACCCACATGCTCCAGCCGCCCCAGGGCGAGGCGGGCACGGCCGAGGCCGGGCGCCAGGCGATGCAGATCCTGTTCCTGCACTGGGGCCTGCATGGTTGGGGCGTGTTCGCCTTCGTCGGCATGGCCCTGGCGTATTTCGCCTACCGCCACAACCTGCCATTGGCATTGCGCTCGGCGCTGTACCCGCTGATCGGCAAACGCATCAACGGGCCGATCGGCTACGCAGTGGACGGCTTCGGCATCATCGCCACGGTGTTCGGCCTGGGTGCGGACATGGGCTTTGGCGTGCTGCACCTCAACGCCGGCCTCGACTACCTGTTCGGCATCGATCACAGCCAGTGGGTGCAGGTGCTGCTGATCGCCCTGATGATGGGTGCAGCGGTGGCCGTTGCAGTTGCCGGGGTGGAGAAGGGCGTGCGGGTGATGAGCGACATCAACCTGTTCCTGGCCTGCGCGCTGCTGTTGTTCGTGCTCTTCGCCGGCCCCACGCAGCACCTGTTCAACACCCTGATCCAGAACCTTGGCGATTACCTCGGCGCCCTGCCGCGCAAGAGTTTCGACGTGTATGCCTATGGCGAGAATCGCGACTGGCTGGGCGGATGGACGGTGTTCTACTGGGCCTGGTGGATCGCCTGGGCGCCCTTCGTCGGGCTGTTCATCGCGCGGATCTCGCGTGGCCGCACCATTCGCGAATTCGTCTTCGGCGTGCTGCTGATCCCGCTGGGCTTCACCCTCGCGTGGATGTCGATCTTCGGCAACAGTGCGCTGGACCAGGTGATCAACCATGGCATGACCGCGCTGGGGCAGTCGGCGTTGGACAACCCCTCGATGAGCCTGTACCTGCTGCTGGAGACCTATCCATGGAGCAAGACGGTGATTGCCGTCACCGTGCTCATCAGCTTCGTGTTCTTCGTCACCTCCGCCGACTCCGGCACCGTGGTGCTGTCGACGCTTTCTGCCAAAGGCGGCGACGCCGACGAGGACGGGCCGAACTGGCTGCGGATCTTCTGGGGCGCGATGACTGCGCTGGTCACCAGCGGCTTGCTGTTCGCTGGCAGCATTGATTCGCTGAAATCGGCGGTGGTGCTGACGTCGCTGCCATTCTCGCTGATCTTGCTGTGCATGATGTGGGGCTTGCACAAGGCGTTCTACCTGGAGAGCCAGCGGCAGATCGCGCAGATGCACTCGCTGGCACCGTTCGCCCAGTCCCGCCGCGGACGCGGTGGCTGGCGCCAGCGTTTGAGCCAGGCCGTGCACTTCCCATCACGCGACGAGGTGTATCGCTTCATGGATGACGTGGTGCGCCCGGCGATTGCCGACGTGACCGAGGTGTTCGAGCAGAAGGGCCTGGCGCTGATCACCCAGGACGACCCGAGCCACGACAACGTCAGCCTGAAGATCGGCCATGGCGAGGAACAGCCGTTCATCTACCAGGTGCAGATGCGTGGCTACTTCACCCCGTCGTTCGCGTTGGGTGGGCTGGGTACGCAGGAGCTGAAGAACCGCCGCTACTACCGCGCCGAGGTGCACCTGGCCGAAGGCAGCCAGAACTATGATCTGGTCGGCTACAGCAAGGAGCAGATCATCAACGACATCCTCGACCAGTACGAGCGGCACATGCAGTTCCTGCACCTGGTCAGGTAACGCGCGGCGCTTCCATTCGCGGGCAAGTCGGAGCGCCGAACCGCCGCTCCGACTTGCCCGCGAATGGTTTCAGAACGGTGCGTCGCCGAGAATCGTCGCCCGGTGCATCACCCGCCGCTGCGGCCGGTAGTCGTCCACCGCGTAATGCTGGGTCACGCGGTTGTCCCAGAACGCCACGTCATTCTCCTGCCAACGCCAGCGAATGCTGAATTCCGGTCGTGTGGCATGGGCGAACAGCAGCTTGAGCAGCGCCTCGCTCTCGTGGTCGGCAAGCTCGTTGATCCGCGTGGTGAACCCTTCGTTGACGAACAACGCCTTGCGCCCGCTCACCGGATGGGTGCGCACCACCGGGTGCGACAGCGGTGGGTTGTTGCGGCGGGTGGTTTCCCAGCGCTCCAGGTCCTGGGCAGTGGTGCCGAAGCGCTCGAGCGGGAACGACTTGGTGAAGTCGTGGGTGGCCGTGAGGCCGTCGAGCAGGGTGCGCAGGGGCGCCGACAAGGCTTCGAACGCAGCGATGCCGCTGGCCCACAAGGTGTCACCGCCGTAGGCGGGCAGTTGCTTGGCGCTGAGCACCGCGCCCAGTGCCGGGGTCGGCAGGAAGGTAACGTCGGTGTGCCAGATCGCGTTGTCGCGCACGTCGGTGACGGCGGTGTCGAGAATCAGCACCTGCGGGGTTTCCGGCACGTTGGGGTAGATCGGATGGATGTGCAGGTCGCCGAAGCGCGCAGCGAAGCGGGCCTGCTGGGCGGGGTCGATCGATTGTTCGCGGAAGAACAGCACCTGGTGCTCGAGCAGCGCCTGCTCGATGGCGTCGCGCTGTGCGTCGGTGATGTCGCGGGACAGGTCGACGCCGCTGATCTGCGCGCCGAGGGCCGGGCTGAGGGGGGTGATGGTCAGGCTCATGTCGGTCTCGAATGGGGGCGGTTGGCGGTGTCGTTGCGGGCCTCATCGCGGGGCAAGCCCGCTCCTACAGGTAGCTCTGTGAACTTGTAGGAGCGGGCTTGCCCGCGATGAGGCCGGAAAGGTCAGTGACTTTGTCCATGCCAAGGCACGAGGCGGCGCTGCAGGGCACGCAGGCCCATCTCCAGGGCAAAGGCGATCAGCGCGATCAGCAAGATGCCCAGCACCACCACATCGGTGACCAGGAACTGCGCGGCTGACTGGACCATGAAGCCCAGGCCGCTGGTAGCGGCGATCAGTTCGGCGGCGACCAGGGTCGACCAGCCGACCCCGAGGCCGATGCGAATGCCGGTGAGGATGTCGGGCAAGGCGCTGGGCAGGATCACATGGCGAATCAGTTGTACCTTGCTCGCTCCAAGCGACTGCGCGGCGCGCAGCTTGGCCGGGTCGACGGTGCGCACGCCGGTGGCGGTGGCGATGGCGATCGGGGCGAAGATCGCCAGGTAGATCAGCAGCACCTTCGACAACTCGCCGATCCCGCACCAGATCACGATCAGCGGCAGGTAGGCCAGCGGTGGGATTGGCCGGTAGAACTCGATCAGTGGATCGAGGATGCCGCGGGCCACGCGGTTGTAGCCGATGGCGATGCCGACCGGAATCGCGGTCAGGGTTGCCGCCAGCAACGCCACGCCAATACGCCCCAGGCTCGCGCCCAGGTGCTGCCAGAGGCTGGCGTCCATATAGCCTTGGGTCAGCAGCACCCAGGCCTTGGCCAGGATGTCGCCGGGGGCGGGCAGGAACAGTGGCTCGACCCAGCCGGCAGCGGTCACCAGCCACCAGGCCAGCAGCAGGCTGCCCAGGGTCAGGGCGCTGATCCAGCGGGTCGGCAGCGGGCGGCGGGCCTTGATCGCCGACGCGGTGCGGGTGTCGGTTTTGCCGGCGACCGGCAGGTCCAGGCTGCTCATGCGGACTCCTCGCGGCGGGCGGCACGTTGGGAAAAGACTCGCGACAGCACATGCTCGCGGGTTTCGATGAAACGTGGATCGGACTTGATCGCCCGCGCCGGTTCGCCCGCGGCATAGCGCTGGCCGAAGTCCAGTTGCAGGCGCTCGACCACGCGCCCCGGATTCGGTGCCAGCAACACCAGTTCGCTGGCCAGGAATACGGCTTCCTCGATGTCGTGGGTGATCAGGAACACCGGCTTTGCGGTGCGCTGCCAGACCTGCAGCAGCAACTCTTGCATCTGCTCGCGAGTGAAGGCATCGAGGGCGCCGAAGGGTTCGTCCATCAGCAGTACGCGGGGGTCGGCAGCCAGGGCGCGGGCCAGGCCCACGCGTTGCTTCTGTCCGCCTGAAAGCTGCCAGATGCGCCGGTCGCCGAACCCGGCCAGATCGACCAGTGCCAGCATCTCACGTGCCTTGGCTTCACGCTGTGCGCGAGGTACGCCGGCCAGCTCCAGGCCGAAAGCGACATTGCCGAGCACGTCCTGCCAGGGCAGCAGGGCGTCATCCTGGAACACCACGCCGCGGTCGGCGCCTGGGCCTTGCACGGGCGCACCGTCAAGGGTGATGCGCCCGCCGCTGGGGGCGACGAAGCCGGCGATGAGATTGAGCAGCGAGGTCTTGCCGCTGCCGGAGGGCCCGAGGGCGACCAGCAGTTGGCGTGGCCCCAGCGTCAGGTTGATGTCATCCAGCACCGGGGTGGTGGCGCCGGGGTACTGTGCGCTGATGCGCTCCAGCTCGAGCAAGGCCATGATGGGCTCCGGTTCGGGGCGCAGGGCGCCCCTGGGTTCGATCGGTTGGGCGGGTGCTTCAGTTGGGCAGGAACTTGGCCGTTACGTACGGCGAGTAATCCGGCAGCACCGCCTCGACCTTGCCCTGCTCCTTGAGGAACGTCGCGGTGTCGGTCAGTGCCTGGGTGGTGGGCGCGCCCAGTGCCGCGGTCTGGTCGGCGGCCAACGGGTAGACGTTGCCCTCCAGCAGGCCCGGGATGTCGCCGGTCTTGGCGCCGGACAGCTTGGCGAGCTTGTTCACGTTGTCTGGATTGGCCAACCAGGCTTTCGGGTCCTTGCGGTAGTCGGCGTAGGCGTCAAGGGTGACCTTGGCGAACGACTTGACGATCTCCGGGTGCTTCTCGGCGAAGTCCTTGCGCACGATCCAGGCATCGAAAGTCGGGGCGCCTTTCTTTGCCAGTTCGCCAGAAGTGATCAGCACCTTGCCGTTTTCCTTGGCCACGCCCAGCGCTGGGTCCCAGACGTAGGTGGCGTCGATGTCGCCGCGTTTCCAGGCGGCGATGATCGCCGGTGGCGCGAGGTTGAGGATCTGCACCTTGGACGGGTCGATGTTCCAGCTCTTGAGTGCCGCCAGCAGGCTGTAATGCCCGGTGGAGACGAAGGGCACGGCGACTTTCTTGCCGATCAGGTCCTGTGGACTCTTGATGCTGTCGCGGGCGACCAGCGCTTCACCGGCACCGATCTGGGTGGCGATGAGGAAGGTTTCCACCGGCACCTTGCGGGTGGTCGCGGCAGCCAGCGGGCTGGAGCCCAGGTAGCCGATCTGCACGTCGCCGGAGGCGACGGCGGCGATGATGTCGGCACCGTTGTCGAATTTGCGCCAGTCGATGCTGGCGTGGCTGGCTTTTTCGTAGCTGCCATCGGCCTGGGCCACCTTGGCCGGGTCCACGGTGGTCTGGTAGGCCACGGTCAGGTCGGCGGCCTGGGCGAACCAGCTGGCGCTGGCCAGGGTCAGCGCGGCGAACAGGCGCAGGGGGGCGTGGGGGATCATGATCGAACCTCTCGTCAGGCATCGGGTGATGAATGACGTGAAGACTAAATGATCTAAGAATTACAAAATAAATAACTTTTCAGAATTAGCTTAGGAGACAAAACGCTTAGAAATCGGCGCCTTCAGAGGACGGGTTGTGAAATTTTTGTGAAAAGCTACGCTTTCACAACTTTTCACGGAGCGCCCTCTGGCAAAGGGGTGCAGATAACCGGAAGCTATGAGCGAAGGATGTGCATACACCAAATGACGCTTAAGGTTCCGTAGTTATTCCGGAAAAATCTGACGATTTCATAAAACGGTCATTTTGGATTTATAGGATTGTCATTATCCTGTAGCGCAGGTGCATTAGACCAAAGTCGTGAAATTTCTGGTAACGATTGACTTACCAGTCACACTTTGGTGCTAAATCGCTTACCCGTGGCGAGGGGGGCAGCAGATCCCTCCGCCTTGAGAGTACAAAAATTAGAACGTAGAGGAGCAAAGCATGTACAAGTCTAGCCTGGCCCTGGCCGTGGCACTGGGGGTTCTCGCCCAACAAGCGGGCGCCGCTGGCTTCATCGAAGACAGCAAGGTATCCATCAGCTCGCGCACCATGTACTTCAACAACGACGACCATGAAGTTCGCACGAACGCTCAGGGTCGTAACGGTGACCAGCGCGAAACCGCCCAAGGTTTCAAGCTCGACTACCTGTCCGGCTTCACCCAAGGCACCGTTGGTTTCGGTGTCGACGTTCAAGCTCTCTGGGGTATCCACCTCGATGGCGGCCGTGGCCGTCACCCGGATAACAACACCTTCTTCCCAAGCGACAGCGACGGCTCTGCCGTGAGCCAGTGGGCTCGCATCGGTGGTAACGCCAAGGCTCGCTTCTCCAAGACCGAAGTCCACTACGGTAGCGCCCTGGCGCCAAACCTGCCGATCCTGGTCTCCAACGATGGTCGTCTGCTGCCGCAAACCTTCGAGGGCGGTACCGTCCAGTCGAAGGAAATCGACAACGTTACCCTCAACGCGGGTCAGCTGACCCACGCCATGGGTCGTGCCTCGAGCAACCGCACCGGCCTGTCCGTTGGCGGCGCTTACCGCGACAGCAACAAGTTCCAGTTCGCCGGCGGCGACTGGAAGGTCACCAAAGACCTGACCCTGCAGTACTACTACTCGAACCTGGAAGACTTCTACAAGCAGCACTTCCTGGGTCTGACCCACGTCTACCAGATCGCCAACGATCAGTCGTTCAAGACCGACCTGCGCTGGTTCAAGAGCAGCAGCGACGGCAAGAACGGCGAAGCCGGCTACACCTTCAACAACAACGGTGGCTACGCCAAGAACGCAGGCGAGGTCGACAACAAGACCTGGTCCGCGATGTTCACCTACACCATCGGCGGCCACGCAATCATGCTGGGTCACCAACAGGTTGGCGACGACGGCGGTTTCGTCTGGCTGAACCAGGGTAACGTTCGCAAGGACGGCAGCACCTCGCCGCTGGAAGGCAACGGTGGCTCGAGCTTCTACCTGTTCACCGACAGCATGATCAACCAGTTCGCCCGTGCTGGCGAGAACACCACTTTCGGTCAGTACTCCTATGACTTCGCACGTCTGGGCGTACCGGGCCTGAAGGCATCCGTGGCCTACCTGCGCGGTGATGACATCAAGAACGCCCGCACCAGCGGCACCTACAGCGAGTGGGAACGCGACGCGCGTATCGACTACGTACTGCAGGAAGGCACCCTCAAGGGCCTGGGCGTCAGCCTGCGTCACGGCACCTACCGTGGCGGCGGCGAGAGCATCAACGATGCCGATCAGACCCGTCTGATCTTCAACTACACTTACAACTTCATGTAAGTCGTAGCTGCAACGAAAGAGCCTCGCCTGGTGCGAGGCTTTTTTGTGCCTGCGAATTCGTATTCTTTCCGGTTATAAATAAATCAGTATTTATTCTTTTTGTTTTTAATCGGAAGCAGGCACATTGAATCCCACAAGGCCAGACACAGCACAGGAGCCGCTTCCATGAGCCTCAAACTCGGCGACATCGCCCCCGACTTCGAACAGGATTCCAGCGCCGGCAAGATCCGTTTCCATGAGTGGCTGGGCAACAGCTGGGGCGTGCTGTTCTCCCACCCGGCCGACTTCACCCCGGTGTGCACCACCGAACTGGGCCTGACCGCCAAGCTCAAGGATGAGTTCGCCAAGCGCGGCGTCAAGGCTATCGCACTGTCGGTGGATCCGGTCGACTCGCACCACAAGTGGATCGATGACATCAACGAGACCCAGAACACCGTGGTCAACTTCCCGATCATCGCCGATGCCGATCGCAAGGTGTCCGACCTGTACGACCTGATCCACCCCAACGCCAACGACACGCTTACCGTACGCTCGCTGTTCGTGATCGACCCGAACAAGAAGGTACGCCTGACCATCACCTATCCAGCCAGCACCGGGCGCAACTTCAACGAGATCCTGCGGGTGATCGATTCGTTGCAGCTGACCGACAACTACAAGGTCGCCACCCCAGGTAACTGGCAGGACGGCGACGAGGTAGTGATCGTGCCTTCGCTGAAGGATGAGGACGAGATCAAGCAGCGCTTCCCGAAAGGTTATCGGGCAGTCAAACCCTATCTGCGCCTCACCCCGCAACCCAATCGTTGAATCCTCGTTGCATTGTTCTTAGCCATAGCAGGGATTTCGGGCCGTTTCGACGGCCCTTTTTTATGCCTGCTCTTCGTGCGGGCAGGCTTGCCCGTGAAGCGAATGAGAGGGCGCGCTTCAGGGTGAAAAGCTATATCTCCATAACGAATAAACAAATGAAAAAATATGATTTCTAGATATATGTGGCGAGCTGCTAATGTCGGAGTCATTCACAGGGGCCACACCCCGGAACCGAATTGAAGGAAGCGCTGCAATGCTGGTTGTTTCGATAGGTGGTAGCCCCAGTACCCGTTCACGCTCCGGCGTGCTGCTCGAGCGTTCGCGCCAGTGGTTGCAAGATCGTGGTGTGGAGGTGGTGACCTTCCAGGTGCGCGAGTTTCCGGCAGAGGACCTGCTCCACGCACGTTTCGACAGCCCGCAGGTGCAGCACTTCCAGCAACTGGTAGCCCAGGCTGATGGGCTGGTGGTGTCGACCCCGGTGTACAAGGCATCGTTCGCCGGGGCGCTGAAGACGTTGCTCGACCTGCTGCCCGAGCGCGCGCTGGAACACAAGGTGGTCCTGCCGATCGCGACCGGCGGCAGCATCGCCCACATGCTGGCGGTGGATTACGCATTGAAGCCTGTGCTGTCGGCACTCAAGGCGCAGGAGACCCTTCAAGGGATCTTCGCCGACGACAGCCAGGTCGCTTACGCCGAAGGCAATCGCCCGGCACAGTTGGCCGAGGCCCTGGAGGCCCGCCTGCTGGACTCGCTGGAAACCTTCCACAGTGCCCTGGCGCGTCGGCCCAAGCCGGTCGCTCCAGGTGTACTCAACGAACGCCTGATCAGTGCTCGCTGGAGCATCTGAACGACCCCGCACATGCGTCACCGTTTTTCCACCTTACTCGCCCGACAACGAGGCAAGCAGGTGCAACCCGAACCTCATTCGCACAGGAGAGCGCCATGCGCACAGTCTTCTTGCGTCGTGGTCTGGTCGCCCTGTTTGCGGCGGCTGTGTCCTTCGGCGCCATCACCCAAGCCCAGGCCGAGAGCCTGCGCATCGGTTACCAGAAATACGGCACCCTGGTGCTGCTCAAGGCCAAGGGCTCGCTGGAAAAGCGCCTGAAGGAACAGGGCATCGACGTGCAGTGGACCGAGTTCCCCGGTGGCCCGCAGCTCCTCGAAGGGCTGAACGTCGGCTCGATCGATTTCGGTGTCACCGGCGAAACGCCACCCGTCTTCGCCCAGGCCGCCGGTGCCGACCTGCTCTACGTGGCCTATGAGCCGCCTGCGCCGCACAGCGAGGCGATCCTCGTGCCCAAGGGCTCGCCGATCCAGTCGGTGAAGGAGCTCAAAGGCAAGAAAGTCGCGCTGAACAAAGGCTCCAACGTGCACTACCTGCTGGTCCGCGCCCTTGAGGACGCCGGCCTGAAATACAGCGACATCCAGCCCGTGTACCTGCCGCCTGCCGATGCCCGCGCCGCCTTCGAGCGTGGCAGCGTCGATGCCTGGGTGATCTGGGACCCGTACCAGGCTGCCGCCGAACAGCAGTTGCAGGCCCGTACCCTGCGTGATGGCAAGGACCTGGTCGACAACCACCAGTTCTACCTGGCCACCCGCAGCTACGCGACCCAGCACCCGGCGGTGATCAGCGCCCTGATCGACGAGGTGCGCGCCGTGGGTGAGTGGTCCCAGGCCAACCCGCAGCAAGTGACCGACCAGGTCGCGCCGCTGCTCGGCCTGCCGGCCGACATCACCCTGACCTCGGTCAAGCGCCAGGGCTACGGCGCTGCGCCGCTGACGCCCGAAGTGATCGCCGCGCAACAGAAGATCGCCGACACCTTCCAGGCTCTGAAGCTGATTCCCAAGCCCTTGAGCATCAAGGACGTGATCTGGACCCCACCGGCCAAGGTCGCCAGCGCACCTTGAACGATTCGCCTGCGCCGCAGCATCGCTGCGGCTTGAGCCACCCTTGAGGAGACAACTCCAATGAGCCTTAACATTTTCTGGTTCCTCCCCACCCACGGTGACGGCAAGTACCTGGGTACCACCGAAGGCGCACGCGCCGTCGATCACGGCTACCTGACCCAGGTCGCCCAGGCGGCCGATCGCCTGGGTTTCGGTGGCGTGCTGATCCCTACCGGTCGCTCCTGCGAGGATTCCTGGCTGGTTGCGGCATCACTGATTCCGGTGACCCAGAACCTGAAGTTCCTGGTTGCGCTGCGCCCGGGCATCATTTCGCCGACCGTGGCCGCTCGCCAGGCAGCGACCCTGGATCGCCTGTCCAACGGCCGTGCGCTGTTCAACCTGGTGACCGGTGGCGATCCGGACGAGCTGGCCGGTGATGGCCTGCACCTGAACCACGAGGAGCGTTACGAAGCCTCGGTCGAGTTCACCCGCATCTGGCGCAAGGTGCTGGAAGGCGAAGTGGTCGACTATGACGGCAAGCACATCCAGGTGAAGGGCGCCAAGCTGCTCTATCCGCCGATCCAGCAGCCGCGTCCGCCGCTGTATTTCGGCGGTTCGTCCGAGGCCGCACAGGATCTGGCCGCCGAGCAGGTCGAGCTGTACCTGACCTGGGGTGAGCCACCGGCTGCCGTAGCGGAGAAGATTGCCGCAGTGCGTGAGAAAGCCGCTGCGCAAGGCCGCGAGGTGCGCTTCGGTATCCGCCTGCACGTGATCGTGCGGGAAACCAACGAAGAAGCCTGGGCTGCCGCCGATCGCCTGATTTCGCACCTGGACGACGACACCATTGCCCGCGCCCAGGCCTCGCTGGCGCGCTTCGATTCGGTTGGCCAGCAACGCATGGCAGCCCTGCACAACGGCAACCGCGACAAGCTCGAAGTCAGCCCCAACCTGTGGGCGGGCGTCGGCCTGGTGCGAGGCGGCGCCGGTACCGCACTGGTGGGCGATGGCCCGACGGTCGCGGCACGCGTCAAGGAATACGCCGACCTGGGCATCGATACCTTCATCTTCTCCGGTTACCCACATCTGGAAGAGTCCTATCGCGTCGCCGAGCTGCTGTTCCCGCACCTGGACGTGCAGCGCCCGGAGCAGGCCAAGACCGGGGGCTATGTGAGCCCGTTCGGTGAAATGGTCGCCAACGACATCCTGCCCAAGTCCGTGTCGCAGAGCTGAGGGTCAGGCCATGAGTCGTGCAACTTCTTCCACCCTGACACAGCGCCTGGCGCCATGGGCCTTGCCCGTGTTGCTGCTGGCGGTGTGGCAGCTGGCGGTCAGCGCTGGATGGTTGTCCACGCGCATCCTGCCGGCACCGAGCGCGGTGGTCAGTGCCGGTGTCGAGCTGGTGCGCAGCGGCGAGATCTGGACGCACCTGGCGATCAGCGGCTGGCGCGCCGGTGTGGGCTTTCTGATTGGCGGCAGCATCGGCCTGTTGCTGGGGTTCATCACCGGCCTTTCGAACTGGGGCGAACGCCTGCTCGACAGCTCGGTGCAGATGATCCGCAACGTGCCGCACCTGGCGCTGATCCCGCTGGTGATCCTGTGGTTCGGCATCGACGAGTCGGCGAAGATTTTCCTGGTCGCGCTGGGCACGCTGTTCCCGATCTACCTGAACACCTACCACGGCATCCGCAATGTCGACCCGGCGCTGGTGGAAATGGCACGCAGCTATGGCCTGTCCGGTTTCTCGCTGTTCCGGCAGGTGATCCTGCCCGGTGCGTTGCCGTCGATCCTGGTCGGTGTGCGCTTCGCCCTGGGCTTCATGTGGCTGACCCTGATCGTTGCCGAGACCATCTCGGCCAATGCCGGCATCGGTTACCTGGCGATGAACGCCCGTGAATTCCTGCAAACCGACGTGGTGGTCCTGGCCATCGTCATGTATGCCGTGCTCGGCAAGCTCGCCGACCTCGCCGCCCGTGGCCTGGAGCGTGTCTGGCTGCGCTGGCACCCCGCCTACCAGGTGGCGAAGAAGGAGGGCGCATGACCGTGCTCAAGGAACAACCGCCGCGCCTGCTGCGTGGCATCCCGCTGGCTGCCAACGGCCTGCGCAAGACGTTCGGCAAGCGTGAAGTGCTGCGCGGTATCGAC
The Pseudomonas putida genome window above contains:
- the epsC gene encoding serine O-acetyltransferase EpsC: MSEQPSTGHWQLPGIVSELRQARDQWRSRNGRCSNKQGGRELPSREAMRDILEQLCGALFPMRLGPVDLREEGEDFYVGHTLDAALTALLDQARLELRYAARHGNTEVEPKDVDAHALGLIQGFAKALPGLRVLLDTDVLAAYHGDPAARSVDEVLLCYPGILAIIHHRLAHHLYQAGLPLLARISSELAHSATGIDIHPGAQIGQSFFIDHGTGVVIGETAIIGERVRIYQAVTLGAKRFPSDESGTLHKGLARHPIVEDDVVIYAGATILGRITIGKGSTIGGNVWLTRSVPAESNITQANLQLDCQDKQ
- the betT gene encoding choline transporter BetT, whose product is MNPPVFYFAASFILIFGLVVIANPQAAGDWLLAAQNWAANTVGWYYMLAMTLYLVFVVVTAVSGYGKIKLGADHDEPEFSYLSWAGMLFAAGISITLFFFCVSEPLTHMLQPPQGEAGTAEAGRQAMQILFLHWGLHGWGVFAFVGMALAYFAYRHNLPLALRSALYPLIGKRINGPIGYAVDGFGIIATVFGLGADMGFGVLHLNAGLDYLFGIDHSQWVQVLLIALMMGAAVAVAVAGVEKGVRVMSDINLFLACALLLFVLFAGPTQHLFNTLIQNLGDYLGALPRKSFDVYAYGENRDWLGGWTVFYWAWWIAWAPFVGLFIARISRGRTIREFVFGVLLIPLGFTLAWMSIFGNSALDQVINHGMTALGQSALDNPSMSLYLLLETYPWSKTVIAVTVLISFVFFVTSADSGTVVLSTLSAKGGDADEDGPNWLRIFWGAMTALVTSGLLFAGSIDSLKSAVVLTSLPFSLILLCMMWGLHKAFYLESQRQIAQMHSLAPFAQSRRGRGGWRQRLSQAVHFPSRDEVYRFMDDVVRPAIADVTEVFEQKGLALITQDDPSHDNVSLKIGHGEEQPFIYQVQMRGYFTPSFALGGLGTQELKNRRYYRAEVHLAEGSQNYDLVGYSKEQIINDILDQYERHMQFLHLVR
- the tauD gene encoding taurine dioxygenase, translating into MSLTITPLSPALGAQISGVDLSRDITDAQRDAIEQALLEHQVLFFREQSIDPAQQARFAARFGDLHIHPIYPNVPETPQVLILDTAVTDVRDNAIWHTDVTFLPTPALGAVLSAKQLPAYGGDTLWASGIAAFEALSAPLRTLLDGLTATHDFTKSFPLERFGTTAQDLERWETTRRNNPPLSHPVVRTHPVSGRKALFVNEGFTTRINELADHESEALLKLLFAHATRPEFSIRWRWQENDVAFWDNRVTQHYAVDDYRPQRRVMHRATILGDAPF
- the tauC gene encoding taurine ABC transporter permease TauC, translating into MSSLDLPVAGKTDTRTASAIKARRPLPTRWISALTLGSLLLAWWLVTAAGWVEPLFLPAPGDILAKAWVLLTQGYMDASLWQHLGASLGRIGVALLAATLTAIPVGIAIGYNRVARGILDPLIEFYRPIPPLAYLPLIVIWCGIGELSKVLLIYLAIFAPIAIATATGVRTVDPAKLRAAQSLGASKVQLIRHVILPSALPDILTGIRIGLGVGWSTLVAAELIAATSGLGFMVQSAAQFLVTDVVVLGILLIALIAFALEMGLRALQRRLVPWHGQSH
- the tauB gene encoding taurine ABC transporter ATP-binding subunit, which produces MALLELERISAQYPGATTPVLDDINLTLGPRQLLVALGPSGSGKTSLLNLIAGFVAPSGGRITLDGAPVQGPGADRGVVFQDDALLPWQDVLGNVAFGLELAGVPRAQREAKAREMLALVDLAGFGDRRIWQLSGGQKQRVGLARALAADPRVLLMDEPFGALDAFTREQMQELLLQVWQRTAKPVFLITHDIEEAVFLASELVLLAPNPGRVVERLQLDFGQRYAAGEPARAIKSDPRFIETREHVLSRVFSQRAARREESA
- the tauA gene encoding taurine ABC transporter substrate-binding protein, with translation MIPHAPLRLFAALTLASASWFAQAADLTVAYQTTVDPAKVAQADGSYEKASHASIDWRKFDNGADIIAAVASGDVQIGYLGSSPLAAATTRKVPVETFLIATQIGAGEALVARDSIKSPQDLIGKKVAVPFVSTGHYSLLAALKSWNIDPSKVQILNLAPPAIIAAWKRGDIDATYVWDPALGVAKENGKVLITSGELAKKGAPTFDAWIVRKDFAEKHPEIVKSFAKVTLDAYADYRKDPKAWLANPDNVNKLAKLSGAKTGDIPGLLEGNVYPLAADQTAALGAPTTQALTDTATFLKEQGKVEAVLPDYSPYVTAKFLPN